The Kineosporia corallincola region GGCCGGCTGGGCGCCGTTCTGGCACTACCGCCGGCTCGGGCTGTACGGCGAGCAGCTGCGCGACCTGACCGAGCTGTTCGGCCGCGACCAGGTGCACGTACTGCGCTACCGCGACCTGGTCGAGACGCCCGACACGGCGCTCGACAAGGTGTGCGCGTTCCTGGGGGTGGAGCCGGGGCGGGTGGAGCAGCCGGCCCGGGAGAACTCCCGCCCCTACGTCGAGCCGTCGCGCCGTACCGCGGTGCTGTCGCGGGTGGTGCGAGCCGGGGCGGCGGCCGGTGCCTACGCCCCGCCGCAGGTGTGGCGGCGTGCCGGGGAACCGCTGCTCAGGTTGTTGCAGAAGGGGGACGCGCGGCGCCCGGTGCTCGACCAGGCCGTGCGGATGCGTCTGGTCGAGGCCTACCGCGAAGACAACGCTCTGCTCAACGAGCTTGCCGGGCAGTCCTTCTCGGACTGGATGGGCACCACCTCGCGGGGGCAGTTCGCACCCAGCGAGAGCTGAACCCGACGGTTCAGCCGGTGGCCCGGGGCCGGGTCAGCAGAATCAGCACGATCGCGACGGCCAGTCCCAGGGCGGTCTCGACCAGGCGGTCGGTGCTGGTGGCGAGCGGGTCGCTGCGCACGGCCAGATGCTGCATGAGCAGGGCGAGCGGGGTGATGCCGATGACGGCCACACCGTAGTTGCGCATCACGAACAGCTCGGCCCAGGCCTGGGCGAGCAGCGCGATGACGAGGGTGGGCACCACGCCCGGGTCGAACGAGAGGATGACCAGGCTGAGCACGACGCCGGCCGCCGTCCCCCAGATCCGGTGCATCGCCCGGGCCACCCGGTGCGTGCTGCTGGGGCCGGTGAGCGGGGCGACGGCGGAGACCATCGCCCAGTACGGGTGCGCGCCGCCGGCCGCGGCCGCGATCGTGCCGGCGATCACCGGGCCCGCCGCGTAGGCGATCAGGTCGCCGCGCACTCCCTGGGCGCCGAGCAGCTCGGCCCGTGACAGCCGCACCGCGTGCGGGTGCTTGTCGCGATGACGCCCGGCCGGGAACAGTTTTCCGGACTGGCCCACGAGCACCGCGAAGGCCGCGGCGGCGGCGCTGACGGCGAGCGCCACCGGCACCGTGCCCCACGACTGGTGGTGGGAGGCGCAGGCCCCGACGGCGAACACCGGGAACAGCGAGCCCGGCGGGGCCCACTGCGCCCAGCGGGAGAGCAGGTAGCCACCGACGCTGACCGCGGCGGTCGCGGCGATCGCCAGCCAGGTGCCGCCGATCGCCGCGACCACCACGCCCAGGGTGACGGTGCAGATCATCATCAGCCCGGCCTCGGTCTGCATGCGCAGCCGTGAGCCGTAGACCGAGTGCCGCGCGTACAGGCTGTTGAAGGCGCCGAAGCTGGCGAACAGCGCCAGGTCGCCCCGGCCCAGGGCGAGGACGACCGCGACCGGTGCTCCCACCGAGATGACCGCCCGCAGGGCGGCCCAGTGTGCGTGGTGATGCGGCCGTAGCTGGGTCAGTTCCCAGCTACGGACGATCGACCGGGTGGTGGAGAGCTCAACTGTCACCCCTCCATAGTGCACCCGGTGCCACGGATTCTGCACCCGGTGACATAAAGCGAGGGCTCACGTCGTCACCCATTCGGTGCGCAGGTCGTGCGAGCCGTCGGGCAGGGCCGCCTCGTAGTACAGCCGGCGGGACCCGTCCGGCAGATCGACCACGTCGAGGTAGCGCAGGGCGTGGTCGCCGTGCGGCGACTGCGCGACCGGGCGGTCGCCGACGGCGGTGAACGACGTCCCGGGGGCAGCTCCCTCGGCCACCCCGGTGCGCTCGTACCAGTTCTCCTCGGCCGAGGCCCGGCCGTCGTAGTACGCGACCAGACGATCGCCCCGCGGGACCACCGCCGTGACCCGGGCGCCCCGGGCGTCCCAGGTCCCCGGGCGCCCGGCCATCGCCACTGGCCCGACCTCCCAGGTCAGGCCGTCCTGGCTGGTCGCGTAGCGGGTGCTCATCCGGTCCGTGGCGTCCGGGTCGTCCAGCGGGTGGCAGCACACCCACATCCGCCAGCCGTTCTCGTCACGCAGCACCACCGGGTCCTTGACCCCGGTCAGGTCGTCGCCGGGCAGCACCACCGTGCGCTTGCCGGTGGGCAGACCGGCCACCTCGTCCGCGTCCAGCGCCTCGATCCACCAGTGCTTGGAGTTCGGCGTGGAGCAGCTCAGGTACAGCCGCCACCCGCCGTCACCGGTGGGCAGCAGGGCCGGGCGCTCCAGCGACGCGGCACCGAAGATGTCCCGGTCGACCGAGGCCACGGTCTCGAAGTGCACCCCGTCCTGGCTGCGGGCGAGCGTGACCGCCACCCCGCGGCCGGCGTCCACCGGTCTCCTGACCCGGTAGGCCAGCCAGAACGTGCCGTCCTGGAAACACACGCTGGGGGCGCCGGTCCAGAAGCCCGGGCCGGAACCCGGTGCCTGGACACAGACTTCGGAGAGTGCGTGGTCCGGAACGGTGATGCCGGACGTCTTCTGGTCCTGAGGGGCCATGGTCATGGTGGGGCTCTTCCTCCGAGCGGTTTCGCCCTGCGCGAGTGGGCCGGCCTTCCGAGAGGCGGCTTAGTGTGCCAGCACTTGCGCCGCGGTCGGGCCGGGCGAACCGGATGGAGATCGGGTGACGCGCGGGTAACCGGGTCGCGGCCCGGGTAGCCTGAGGCGTCCGCATCAGCCGAGGAGTCAGCCGCCCGTGCACCTGAAGACCCTGACCCTGCGCGGGTTCAAGTCCTTCGCCTCCGCCACCACGCTGCGGCTGGAGCCGGGTATCACCTGCGTGGTCGGCCCGAACGGCTCGGGCAAGTCCAACGTGGTCGACGCGCTCAGCTGGGTGATGGGTGAGCAGGGCGCCAAGAGCCTGCGCGGCGGCAAGATGGAAGACGTCATCTTCGCCGGCACCTCCGGCCGCCCCCCGCTGGGCCGCGCCGAGGTCGCGCTGACGATCGACAACTCCGACGGTGCGCTGCCGATCGACTACACCGAGGTGACGATCTCGCGCACGATGTTCCGCTCCGGTGGTTCGGAGTACGCGATCAACGGCTCCCCGTGCCGTCTCCTCGACATCCAGGAACTGCTGTCCGACTCCGGCATCGGCCGCGAGATGCACGTGATCGTCGGGCAGGGCCAGCTCGACCAGGTGCTCCAGGCCACCCCGGAGGAACGGCGCGGGTTCATCGAGGAGGCCGCGGGCGTCCTCAAGCACCGCAAGCGCAAGGAGAAGGCGATCCGCAAGCTGGACGCCATGCAGGGCAACCTTCAGCGCCTGGCCGACCTGACCACCGAGATCCGGCGCCAGCTCAAGCCTCTCGGCCGGCAGGCGGAGGTGGCCCGCCGGGCGCAGGTGGTGCAGGCCGATCTGCGTGACGCCAAGGCCCGGCTGCTCGCCGACGACCTGGTCACGCTGACCGAGACGATCGCCGCCGAGCTGGCCGACGAGGCCGCGGTGCAGGAACGCCGCTCGCTGGTGGAGGGCGAGCTGGCCCGGGCCCGGGCCCGGCTCTCCGCCCTGGAACTGGCCGCGAGCGCAGCCTCGCCGCAGCTGTCGCAGGCCCAGAACACCTGGTACCAGCTCTCCTC contains the following coding sequences:
- a CDS encoding sulfotransferase family protein, which codes for MALPDFFLLGAPKAGTTALHAALAQHPQLYLSAVKEPKFYLCDGGPPRRSGQRGPGDAHSAREWVWRRGEYEALFDVAPPGTLKGESTPFYLYDRLAQRRLRADVPHAKLLVVLRDPIDRAYSNWMHLWSDGLEPIGDFARAWAAEDERVAAGWAPFWHYRRLGLYGEQLRDLTELFGRDQVHVLRYRDLVETPDTALDKVCAFLGVEPGRVEQPARENSRPYVEPSRRTAVLSRVVRAGAAAGAYAPPQVWRRAGEPLLRLLQKGDARRPVLDQAVRMRLVEAYREDNALLNELAGQSFSDWMGTTSRGQFAPSES
- a CDS encoding FUSC family protein gives rise to the protein MTVELSTTRSIVRSWELTQLRPHHHAHWAALRAVISVGAPVAVVLALGRGDLALFASFGAFNSLYARHSVYGSRLRMQTEAGLMMICTVTLGVVVAAIGGTWLAIAATAAVSVGGYLLSRWAQWAPPGSLFPVFAVGACASHHQSWGTVPVALAVSAAAAAFAVLVGQSGKLFPAGRHRDKHPHAVRLSRAELLGAQGVRGDLIAYAAGPVIAGTIAAAAGGAHPYWAMVSAVAPLTGPSSTHRVARAMHRIWGTAAGVVLSLVILSFDPGVVPTLVIALLAQAWAELFVMRNYGVAVIGITPLALLMQHLAVRSDPLATSTDRLVETALGLAVAIVLILLTRPRATG